The following proteins come from a genomic window of Pleuronectes platessa chromosome 2, fPlePla1.1, whole genome shotgun sequence:
- the LOC128449503 gene encoding receptor-type tyrosine-protein phosphatase C isoform X6 encodes MAGLRGVKILLLWAGIIGLAKYNAPTASPTTSDTKVPPPLTSPEVTWLNTTVDNTTRVRRPTAPPLECNYTVKTIKFGLQIDITSSAVNPVPTSIMIHEEGKPQTAARFSAPHSNPSSSHKIKQLKPCTKYEFNVILDDKDRRTPCERMTVNDNMTDPIMKEDIEEANCSSTSSKSVCYQSGWDISSLQTTPDMIPDLQCGNNTVCFKPGSDDICSIMTFNFSSKTCTSTSFQLDRNIKIRDFLDVKNINQTAPTQFPVKFETKLPPNCNLSIDYTCHIFYPRRGYYPELHGFNKAKNLSELEPFMDYKCIGLIKDKNNVTVYNTTEVKVRIDCDLKIVFTNTSTTNTSSQLTWTTTINRCKDVIQKLLFHCRCGDSYQRVWSSNQPSGGTCNITDLKPYRVSTCWVQPYYNYRRVGNSSSVKQKTEIGVPEDIDNLKLEVKDHNTIIVTCNHSQIFNGPEGVFKAQLHHGGSSVERNDETCEFEFKNLEYSTKYTVKVTAANSLFESNPVTEQISTEYMNKTGIVFYFFLTLLTFVSLLMVVSKIYDLSCGKYHPKRKSGLLKVPPPDSVEEMNPENPACVYETLSSEKTNQDSCCLMEKPGDTGEETPPNLTSTRPLPSTQTSPLHLGASEQEATVQKLSVLEKDVQELQKLLGRDTKKSRGSKAAPASREVGCQMEMTELCLIQPPGPHAAGPGSRSGAWTEGAARAEQTQEGEN; translated from the exons GTAATTACACTGTAAAAACCATCAAGTTTGGCCTCCAGATTGACATCACAAGCTCTGCAGTTAACCCTGTTCCTACCTCCATAATGATTCATGAAGAAGGGAAACCACAGACTGCAGCAAGATTCTCAGCTCCTCATTCCAATCCAAGTTCATCCcataaaatcaaacagctgaagCCCTGCACTAAATATGAGTTTAATGTGATACTTGACGATAAAGACCGACGAACACCCTGCGAACGCATGACTGTAAATGATAACATGACAGATCCAATAA TGAAAGAGGACATTGAAGAGGCCAACTGCAGCTCTACCAGCAGCAAATCCGTCTGTTACCAATCTGGATGGGACATCAGCTCTTTACAAACGACTCCAGATATGATCCCAGATCTGCAATGTGGCAACAACACCGTCTGTTTCAAACCTGGTTCTGATGACATTTGCTCTATTATGACTTTCAACTTCAGTTCGAAAACCTGCACCAGCACTTCCTTTCAGCTCGACAGAAACATCAAAATTCGCG attttttagatgtcaaaaatataaatcaaactgCTCCAACACAATTTCCTGTAAAATTTGAAACAAAATTACCTCCAAACTGCAACCTCTCCATTGATTACACCTGTCATA TTTTCTATCCTCGTCGAGGCTACTACCCAGAGCTTCACGGATTCAATAAGGCTAAGAATCTGTCTGAGCTGGAGCCTTTCATGGACTACAAGTGTATCGGTCTCATCAAGGACAAGAACAATGTCACTGTATACAACACAACTGAAGTTAAAGTCCGGATCGACTGTG ATCTCAAAATAGTCTTCACAAATACAAGCACCACCAACACATCCTCTCAGCTGACTTGGACCACGACCATTAACAGATGTAAAGACGTGATTCAGAAGCTTTTGTTCCACTGCCGCTGTGGAGATTCATACCAACGTGTATGGA GTTCCAATCAGCCTTCAGGAGGAACCTGCAACATTACTGATCTGAAGCCATACAGGGTCTCCACCTGCTGGGTCCAACCCTACTACAACTACCGTCGAGTCGGGAACTCCTCTTCTGTGAAACAGAAAACTGAGATTggag TACCAGAGGATATAGATAATCTGAAGCTGGAGGTCAAAGACCATAATACGATCATTGTCACCTGCAATCATTCTCAAATCTTCAATGGACCTGAGGGAGTATTCAAAGCACAACTTCATCATGGTGGTAGCTCTGTGGAAAGAAATGATGAAACATGTGAATTTGAATTCAAGAACCTGGAGTACTCTACGAAATACACTGTGAAG GTGACTGCTGCCAACAGTCTGTTTGAGAGCAACCCCGTCACAGAGCAAATTTCTACTGAAT ATATGAACAAAACTGGAATTGTTTTTTACTTCTTCCTGACTCTCCTCACGTTTGTGTCTCTGCTGATGGTCGTCTCCAAGATCTATGACTTGAGCTGCGGGAAGTACCA CCCTAAAAGGAAATCGGGTCTTTTGAAGGTGCCACCGCCTGACTCGGTGGAGGAGATGAACCCTGAAAAcccagcatgtgtgtacgagaCACTTTCCTCAGAGAAAACCAATCAGGACAGTTGCTGCCTGATGGAGAAACCAGGTGACACAGGAGAGGAAACCCCCCCTAACCTCACCTCGACCCGCCCACTCCCCTCCACGCAGACCAGTCCGCTGCATCTCGGAGCGAGTGAGCAGGAGGCTACTGTACAAAAGCTGTCTGTTTTAGAGAAAGATGTTCAGGAGCTGCAGAAGCTTCTCGGTCGAGACACAAAAAAGTCTCGAGGCAGCAAGGCAGCCCCAGCGAGCAGAGAGGTCGGCTGCCAGATGGAAATGACTGAG CTCTGCCTCATCCAGCCGCCCGGCCCTCATGCTGCCGGTCCAGGGTCACGGAGCGGTGCCTGGACTGAGGGAGCAGCACGAGCAGAGCAAACTCAGGAAGGAGAAAACTGA